Proteins encoded within one genomic window of Dermatophilus congolensis:
- the rho gene encoding transcription termination factor Rho: protein MTDTTEAGVGTAPKRRGLTTMRLAELQELARNIGIPDTTGMRKGDLITAIREVEGAGRGSGRNSSRPERPAQTHEGSARSVETSEQSRASEKREDHGAQDHEKRTRVSESGRERLHETREDKGDEQAVEGMGRSDRQEQNGYDRSGRSDRGDRGGRRNRNRDDERTERHERGGDRDRSDRGDRDRGDRGGRRNRNRDDERGERFERGERGGRRGRNRDEDDSRGRRRNRNRNRDRRRGRDDFSNDQVESYSEDDVLVPVAGILDVLDNYAFVRTSGYLPGPGDVYVPLAMVKRHGLRKGDAVTGAVKALREGEQPPARQKFNALVRLDTVNGGTPEAARGRVEFNKLTPLYPQERLRLETEPNVYTTRIMDLVSPIGKGQRGLIVSPPKAGKTLMLQAIANAITTNNPEAHLMVVLVDERPEEVTDMQRTVKGEVIASTFDRPADDHTTVAELAIERAKRLVELGHDVVVLLDSITRLGRAYNLAAPASGRILSGGVDSGALYPPKKFFGAARNIENGGSLTILATALVETGSKMDEVIFEEFKGTGNMELRLSRQLADRRIFPAVDVNPSGTRREEILMSSEELKLMWKLRRVLSALEPQAALELLLSQMKKTKSNAEFLMMVQRNSSIKLEDE, encoded by the coding sequence GTGACCGACACCACCGAAGCGGGTGTGGGAACCGCCCCCAAGCGTCGCGGTCTCACGACGATGCGTCTGGCGGAGCTGCAGGAACTTGCACGGAATATAGGTATCCCTGACACCACTGGGATGCGTAAGGGTGATTTGATCACCGCTATTCGCGAGGTTGAAGGAGCAGGTCGCGGTAGTGGCCGCAACTCCTCTCGGCCGGAGCGACCTGCTCAAACACATGAAGGCTCCGCTAGATCCGTGGAGACCAGTGAGCAGAGCCGTGCCAGTGAAAAGCGGGAAGATCACGGCGCACAAGATCACGAGAAGCGGACCCGCGTGTCGGAGTCCGGCCGCGAGCGCTTGCATGAGACGCGCGAAGACAAGGGTGATGAACAGGCCGTGGAGGGTATGGGACGCTCCGACAGGCAGGAGCAGAACGGCTATGACCGTTCCGGACGGAGTGATCGCGGCGACCGTGGTGGCCGCCGTAACCGCAACCGCGATGATGAGCGCACAGAGCGCCATGAGCGTGGCGGTGACCGGGATCGCTCGGACCGCGGTGACCGGGACCGTGGCGACCGTGGTGGCCGCCGTAACCGCAACCGCGATGATGAGCGCGGGGAGCGTTTCGAGCGCGGTGAGCGGGGTGGGCGCCGTGGACGTAACCGTGACGAAGATGACTCCCGTGGGCGCCGCCGTAACCGCAACCGTAACCGTGACCGTCGTCGTGGTCGCGATGACTTCAGCAATGACCAGGTGGAGTCCTACAGTGAGGATGACGTTCTGGTCCCGGTAGCGGGCATTTTGGACGTACTAGATAACTATGCGTTCGTGCGTACGAGTGGCTACCTGCCAGGCCCAGGTGATGTGTATGTGCCGTTGGCCATGGTTAAGCGTCACGGGTTGCGTAAGGGCGATGCCGTTACCGGTGCAGTGAAAGCGTTGCGTGAGGGCGAGCAGCCCCCGGCGCGACAGAAGTTCAATGCATTGGTGCGTTTGGACACGGTGAATGGTGGCACGCCAGAAGCAGCTCGAGGGCGTGTTGAATTCAATAAGTTGACGCCGCTGTACCCGCAAGAACGTCTCCGTTTGGAGACCGAACCGAATGTGTACACCACCCGAATCATGGATCTGGTGTCACCGATTGGTAAGGGACAGCGAGGCCTCATTGTCAGCCCGCCCAAGGCTGGTAAGACGCTGATGCTGCAGGCGATCGCCAACGCGATCACAACGAACAACCCCGAGGCTCACCTCATGGTTGTGCTCGTTGATGAGCGGCCAGAGGAAGTCACGGACATGCAGCGCACGGTTAAGGGTGAGGTTATTGCCTCTACCTTTGATCGGCCTGCCGATGACCACACCACGGTTGCCGAGCTGGCGATTGAGCGCGCTAAGCGTCTGGTCGAGCTGGGGCACGACGTGGTTGTGTTGCTGGACTCGATCACTCGGTTGGGGCGTGCTTATAACTTGGCGGCTCCGGCAAGCGGACGCATTCTCTCTGGTGGTGTCGATTCTGGTGCGCTCTACCCGCCGAAGAAGTTCTTTGGTGCGGCCCGCAACATTGAGAATGGTGGGTCGTTGACCATTCTGGCTACCGCTCTGGTTGAGACCGGCTCGAAGATGGACGAGGTTATCTTCGAAGAGTTCAAGGGCACCGGCAACATGGAGCTGCGGTTGTCGCGTCAACTCGCTGATCGTCGAATTTTCCCCGCTGTCGATGTGAACCCCTCGGGTACGCGTCGCGAAGAGATTCTCATGAGTTCCGAGGAATTGAAGCTCATGTGGAAGCTGCGTCGGGTTCTTTCGGCGCTAGAGCCGCAGGCTGCGCTAGAACTGTTGCTGTCGCAGATGAAGAAGACGAAGAGCAACGCAGAGTTTTTGATGATGGTGCAGCGGAACTCCAGTATCAAACTTGAAGATGAGTGA
- a CDS encoding HAMP domain-containing protein codes for MTGPKSSLSVRTRMILFTTLLIALLVLIGSSSAWISTHAASMVQKQAEVIAPARAANVRVLDDLRSAERSFSAAVTASQGAEIGDASSSADLLAPWNRFSQRYTTDIDAVQRLAWLWPLNDTSRVGNLSEQIAQMRASTAAWVEASRLLTKAAEEETPPQADMVRARALYGVAMQDNAAVQATLDAAAISWRSQVVDMLGDGARIVLTATVLAALLAIFTAWRTVRSLTGPLLGLRETLRRQVEGERTAWANVEAGTPEIRAVAADLNHLNREHLRLVDQQAQSLALLQAGNDAVMLVSRETSMVRAAQVAADAIGTTLAVDAVRLAGWTDEGPYAAVWSRTATARLQVPEMWWYRISAHTPPTIETPYAVRVWDGGARSELESLDTWIAEDPVVVRSKSALFLPILVDGDVAGVISVSSWADERAWDASEIAYIERVMREMARKSVALARA; via the coding sequence ATGACAGGACCGAAGAGTTCCCTTTCCGTGCGAACCAGGATGATTCTTTTCACGACGCTGTTGATTGCGTTGCTTGTGTTGATCGGGAGCTCATCAGCGTGGATCAGCACTCATGCCGCCTCAATGGTGCAGAAGCAGGCGGAAGTGATTGCGCCCGCCAGGGCCGCCAATGTTCGGGTGTTGGATGATTTGCGTTCGGCTGAGCGGTCTTTCTCGGCTGCCGTGACTGCCAGTCAAGGCGCTGAGATCGGTGACGCTTCTTCGTCCGCTGATTTGCTGGCGCCGTGGAATCGGTTCTCTCAGAGGTACACAACTGATATTGATGCGGTGCAGCGTCTGGCATGGCTATGGCCATTGAATGACACATCCAGGGTGGGAAATCTTTCGGAACAGATTGCCCAGATGCGAGCTTCGACGGCTGCTTGGGTGGAGGCCAGCCGATTGCTGACGAAAGCAGCCGAAGAAGAAACGCCTCCGCAAGCAGACATGGTCAGGGCGCGGGCGTTGTACGGAGTCGCTATGCAAGACAATGCGGCGGTACAGGCCACTTTGGATGCGGCGGCGATTTCGTGGCGCTCGCAAGTGGTGGACATGCTTGGTGATGGTGCCCGGATTGTTTTGACTGCGACCGTGCTTGCTGCGTTGTTGGCGATTTTTACGGCGTGGCGGACGGTTCGTAGTTTGACTGGTCCGTTGCTTGGGCTCCGAGAAACGTTGCGCCGGCAGGTGGAGGGGGAGCGCACGGCGTGGGCCAACGTGGAGGCAGGAACGCCGGAGATTCGAGCAGTAGCGGCGGATTTGAATCATTTGAACCGGGAGCATCTGCGGCTGGTGGATCAGCAGGCGCAGTCGTTGGCTCTGCTGCAGGCTGGTAACGATGCCGTGATGTTGGTTTCTCGTGAGACGAGTATGGTTCGTGCAGCGCAGGTCGCTGCGGATGCTATTGGCACTACTTTGGCAGTTGATGCGGTTCGGTTGGCTGGGTGGACCGATGAGGGGCCATATGCCGCAGTGTGGTCGCGGACGGCGACTGCTCGTTTGCAGGTTCCAGAAATGTGGTGGTACCGGATTTCGGCGCATACGCCACCGACGATAGAGACGCCGTATGCGGTGCGTGTATGGGATGGCGGGGCTCGTAGCGAGCTTGAGTCTTTGGATACGTGGATCGCTGAGGATCCTGTGGTGGTGCGCTCTAAGTCAGCGTTGTTCTTGCCAATACTTGTTGATGGTGATGTTGCTGGCGTGATTTCGGTCAGCTCTTGGGCTGATGAGCGCGCGTGGGATGCCTCGGAGATCGCTTATATAGAGCGGGTGATGCGTGAAATGGCTCGCAAGAGCGTGGCTTTGGCTCGCGCATGA
- the rpmE gene encoding 50S ribosomal protein L31: MQKNIHPEYHETTVTCTCGNQFTTRSAAKSATISADVCAQCHPFYTGKQKILDTGGRVARFEARYGKRKAN; the protein is encoded by the coding sequence ATGCAGAAAAACATTCACCCTGAGTACCACGAGACAACGGTTACTTGCACGTGCGGTAACCAGTTCACCACCCGCAGTGCTGCGAAGAGCGCCACTATTAGCGCCGACGTTTGTGCGCAGTGCCACCCGTTCTACACGGGCAAGCAGAAGATCCTAGACACCGGTGGCCGTGTTGCTCGTTTTGAGGCCCGCTACGGTAAGCGCAAGGCCAACTAA
- the prfA gene encoding peptide chain release factor 1: protein MEVQSLLEAAQPHVEEYQQLEKDLSDPVLLADQGRFRAASKRFAALGPVVAAARELEQVHGDLEAAIELADEDAAFAEEVPALRQQLESAGERLHHLLLPRDPDDDRDVLLEVKAGEGGEESALFAGDLVRMYMRYAEQRNWSVQVLEATDSDLGGYKDIRLAVKAKGTPEPGQAPWARLKYEGGVHRVQRVPVTESQGRIHTSAAGVLVMPEVETDDEIEIGPNDVRVDVYRSSGPGGQSVNTTDSAVRLTHLPTGIVVTSQNEKSQLQNKESAMRVLRARLLQAQRDAAEAEASAARRSQVRTVDRSERIRTYNYPENRIADHRTGYKAYNLDTVLDGQLDPVVESAMQADERARMAQAAS from the coding sequence ATGGAAGTTCAGTCGTTACTGGAAGCTGCACAACCTCACGTTGAGGAGTACCAGCAGTTGGAGAAAGACCTCTCGGATCCAGTGCTGCTGGCAGACCAGGGACGTTTCCGGGCGGCAAGTAAACGGTTCGCTGCTTTGGGGCCAGTGGTTGCTGCGGCTCGTGAGCTTGAGCAGGTGCATGGCGATCTTGAGGCAGCGATTGAGTTGGCTGACGAGGATGCTGCGTTTGCTGAAGAGGTGCCTGCGCTGCGTCAACAACTGGAGAGCGCGGGGGAGAGGCTGCATCATTTGTTGCTGCCACGCGATCCTGATGATGACCGTGATGTGTTGTTGGAGGTGAAGGCAGGTGAAGGTGGGGAAGAGTCTGCCTTGTTCGCTGGTGATCTTGTGCGTATGTATATGCGTTATGCGGAGCAGCGGAACTGGAGTGTGCAGGTTCTGGAAGCCACTGACTCAGACCTGGGAGGGTACAAAGACATTCGGCTGGCGGTAAAGGCCAAGGGGACCCCCGAGCCTGGCCAGGCTCCTTGGGCACGTTTGAAGTATGAGGGTGGTGTGCATCGGGTGCAGCGTGTGCCAGTGACGGAAAGCCAAGGTCGTATTCATACCTCTGCAGCAGGTGTGCTTGTGATGCCTGAGGTGGAAACCGATGACGAGATCGAGATCGGTCCTAATGACGTGCGTGTTGATGTTTACCGTTCTTCGGGCCCGGGTGGACAGAGCGTTAATACGACGGATTCTGCTGTGCGGTTGACTCACTTGCCTACGGGGATTGTGGTGACGAGCCAGAACGAAAAGTCACAGTTGCAGAACAAAGAGTCTGCGATGCGGGTATTGCGTGCCAGGCTTTTGCAGGCACAGCGAGATGCGGCTGAGGCCGAGGCTTCGGCTGCGCGGCGGAGCCAGGTTCGTACCGTTGACCGTAGTGAAAGAATTCGTACATACAACTATCCGGAGAACCGGATCGCTGATCACCGTACGGGGTATAAGGCTTACAACCTCGATACTGTGCTGGATGGTCAATTGGACCCCGTGGTGGAGTCGGCGATGCAAGCTGATGAGCGGGCACGCATGGCGCAAGCCGCCTCATGA
- the prmC gene encoding peptide chain release factor N(5)-glutamine methyltransferase: MTVQSCSFGQALRQATRDLQAAGVPSPRRDAALLLAHVTRCDTADVERSALLGHALTSADIAAYELVVAERSRRIPLQHITGLAPFRHLELCVGPGVFVPRPETEMLAGLAIDAATTLVQEGVHEPLVVDLCTGSAAIALAIATEVPQARVIAVELSCDAAQWAECNITSMAAQVELRRGDATAEAVTGDLDGIVDIVVSNPPYIPPDAIPIDPEVAEHDPAMALYGLGDDGLAIPTAVAWRASDLLRPGGLFLMEHADVQGKAIVDVLLGQQSWVKVHDQNDDAGRPRHVVATRATSGESS; this comes from the coding sequence ATGACCGTTCAATCATGCTCTTTTGGGCAGGCTTTACGGCAGGCGACCAGGGATCTTCAGGCCGCTGGAGTGCCCTCGCCGCGGCGTGATGCTGCGCTGCTTCTGGCGCATGTAACTCGATGTGACACAGCAGATGTGGAGCGCTCTGCACTGTTAGGGCATGCCTTAACATCAGCGGATATCGCAGCTTACGAGCTGGTGGTGGCTGAAAGGTCACGCCGGATTCCTTTGCAACACATCACTGGGTTGGCGCCGTTTCGTCATCTTGAGCTGTGCGTAGGGCCTGGGGTGTTTGTTCCGCGGCCGGAAACGGAAATGCTTGCTGGGCTTGCCATCGATGCGGCCACAACGCTCGTGCAGGAAGGGGTTCATGAGCCGCTTGTAGTGGACTTGTGTACCGGCTCTGCCGCGATCGCTTTGGCTATCGCGACGGAGGTGCCTCAAGCGCGGGTGATTGCTGTTGAGCTTTCCTGTGATGCTGCACAGTGGGCTGAGTGCAATATCACTTCTATGGCAGCTCAGGTGGAGTTACGTCGCGGAGATGCCACAGCTGAAGCTGTCACGGGCGACCTTGACGGAATTGTTGACATTGTCGTTTCTAACCCGCCGTACATACCGCCAGATGCGATTCCTATCGACCCTGAGGTTGCTGAGCATGATCCGGCAATGGCGCTATATGGGCTTGGCGATGACGGGTTGGCCATCCCCACGGCCGTAGCGTGGCGAGCCAGTGACCTGCTGCGGCCAGGTGGCCTTTTCCTGATGGAACATGCAGATGTGCAGGGTAAAGCGATTGTTGATGTGCTGCTGGGGCAGCAAAGTTGGGTAAAGGTTCATGATCAAAACGACGACGCTGGCCGCCCCCGGCATGTAGTGGCCACCCGTGCCACCAGTGGAGAAAGCAGCTGA
- a CDS encoding L-threonylcarbamoyladenylate synthase produces the protein MSEIVDGTDNETADSAIHAVADAVQRGEVVVIPTDTVYGVGVDAFNSEAIGDLLAAKGRGRNIPPPVLVPNKRTLDGLATSVPDYARRLVNEFWPGPLTIVLQAQSSLVWDLGDTNGTVALRMPDSELALAVLALTGPMAVTSANKHGHPAATSAADAERELGDAVSIYLDGGPAGCGQASTIIDATGADFTVLREGEISEVQLRSVAFPGDDAASADTPEVEHRPEVEQKQSHPGEKATSASADSSVEEQGTSHVEQNKGHARTNTEPPTAGNSCS, from the coding sequence ATGAGCGAGATCGTCGACGGCACCGACAACGAGACAGCCGACTCGGCGATCCATGCTGTTGCCGATGCGGTACAGCGCGGAGAAGTGGTTGTCATCCCTACCGACACGGTCTACGGCGTGGGGGTTGATGCTTTCAATAGCGAAGCCATTGGTGACCTCCTTGCCGCGAAAGGACGTGGTCGCAATATTCCGCCACCGGTTCTTGTGCCGAACAAGCGCACGCTTGATGGGTTGGCTACATCTGTCCCGGACTATGCCCGCCGGTTGGTGAATGAGTTTTGGCCCGGCCCGTTGACGATTGTTCTGCAGGCACAAAGTAGTCTCGTGTGGGATTTGGGTGACACCAACGGAACTGTGGCACTGCGCATGCCGGATTCTGAGCTAGCTTTGGCCGTTTTGGCTCTTACTGGACCTATGGCGGTCACGAGTGCGAATAAGCATGGCCACCCGGCTGCGACAAGTGCTGCCGATGCTGAGCGCGAACTTGGTGATGCGGTGTCGATCTATCTCGATGGGGGCCCGGCTGGTTGTGGGCAGGCCTCGACGATCATCGATGCCACAGGCGCGGATTTCACAGTTCTGCGTGAAGGCGAAATATCTGAAGTGCAGTTGCGTTCGGTGGCGTTTCCTGGTGACGACGCTGCGTCTGCGGACACGCCCGAAGTTGAGCACAGACCTGAAGTCGAGCAAAAACAATCGCACCCTGGTGAGAAAGCCACGAGTGCATCGGCTGATTCGTCAGTTGAAGAGCAAGGCACATCACACGTCGAGCAGAACAAGGGACATGCGAGAACGAATACTGAACCACCTACGGCAGGTAATAGCTGTTCATGA
- a CDS encoding glycosyltransferase family 4 protein: protein MREYFFIATLAAACTFVITPLIRRLAVRVGAVTAVRARDVHSQPIPRLGGVGICLGFLAAVLVARQLPHLSQIFDSTEILGICAGGVLAAAVGAIDDIVELDALTKLAGQAIAAGVMAWFGVQLLSIPLFGVTVLPSPVLIGLTVFIALVAMNAVNFIDGLDGLAAGIVAIAAFAFFIYAYQLSYTYDPPNVISTGTFVCAAISGSCIGFLPHNFHQAKLFMGDSGALFLGLMLSAAMISMIGNIDPTAHVTQNDEIVLYLPLIVPVAVLGIPLLDMFMAVVRRVRRGQSPFQADAQHLQHRMLRIGHSHRHAVLLLYLWAAIVAFGVVSFSFVDGLVPLAGIMLLAAVALVLTLNVGDRLRMRRSRLRLSKTREAE from the coding sequence GTGCGCGAGTACTTTTTCATTGCGACGCTTGCTGCTGCTTGTACTTTCGTCATCACTCCATTGATTAGGCGGTTGGCTGTGCGTGTTGGTGCAGTTACCGCTGTGCGTGCTCGTGACGTGCATTCGCAACCAATCCCACGACTGGGTGGGGTAGGTATATGTCTCGGCTTTCTTGCCGCGGTGTTAGTGGCTCGACAATTGCCGCATCTATCTCAGATTTTCGACAGCACTGAAATTCTTGGTATTTGTGCTGGGGGAGTTTTAGCTGCTGCAGTCGGGGCTATTGATGACATTGTTGAGCTTGATGCCCTCACTAAATTGGCGGGTCAAGCTATTGCTGCTGGAGTGATGGCATGGTTTGGTGTACAGCTGCTATCAATTCCACTTTTCGGTGTCACGGTACTGCCTAGTCCAGTTCTTATTGGGTTGACCGTTTTTATTGCCCTGGTGGCGATGAATGCCGTCAACTTTATTGACGGATTAGATGGTTTGGCTGCAGGGATTGTTGCTATTGCGGCTTTTGCCTTTTTTATCTATGCCTATCAGCTTTCGTACACTTATGATCCGCCGAACGTCATCTCCACCGGCACGTTCGTATGTGCTGCTATTTCTGGAAGTTGTATCGGATTTTTGCCGCATAACTTTCATCAGGCCAAGCTGTTCATGGGGGACTCAGGGGCACTGTTCCTTGGGTTAATGCTCTCTGCTGCGATGATCTCAATGATCGGCAATATCGATCCGACGGCTCACGTCACACAGAACGATGAAATCGTTCTCTATTTGCCTTTGATTGTCCCAGTGGCGGTTTTGGGTATTCCGTTGTTGGACATGTTTATGGCTGTGGTTCGACGTGTGCGCCGGGGGCAAAGTCCTTTCCAAGCTGATGCTCAGCATCTTCAGCATCGAATGCTTCGCATCGGCCACTCGCATAGGCACGCGGTGCTTTTGCTGTATTTGTGGGCGGCCATCGTTGCTTTTGGGGTCGTCTCATTTAGTTTTGTTGATGGGCTTGTGCCGTTGGCAGGGATCATGTTGCTCGCTGCTGTTGCTTTGGTGCTCACGCTCAATGTGGGGGATCGGTTGCGGATGCGGCGTTCTCGGCTTCGGTTGTCCAAAACCCGTGAGGCTGAATGA
- a CDS encoding AtpZ/AtpI family protein → MRYVPPSQRRNTDWNALAKTEKNTSDNASNAASRLVAYLIAGPVVYGGLGYLIDIWLGTRFGIAVGTLLGLGLSLYIVWLRYGGSQSPVPSAFAPHTAKVNEPVARPNVTASPGLNRTTSEEIS, encoded by the coding sequence GTGAGATACGTGCCACCCTCGCAACGACGAAACACCGACTGGAACGCCCTCGCAAAGACCGAAAAAAACACGTCAGACAACGCATCCAACGCAGCATCGCGCCTGGTGGCTTACCTGATCGCCGGTCCTGTCGTGTACGGCGGGTTGGGCTACCTCATCGACATATGGCTCGGAACACGATTCGGTATCGCAGTCGGAACTCTCCTGGGGCTCGGGTTGTCTTTGTACATCGTCTGGCTCCGGTACGGTGGGAGCCAATCCCCTGTCCCTTCCGCCTTTGCGCCGCACACCGCCAAGGTGAACGAGCCGGTAGCGCGTCCTAACGTGACCGCTTCCCCCGGATTGAACCGCACAACATCTGAGGAGATTTCGTGA
- the atpB gene encoding F0F1 ATP synthase subunit A — translation MSFTSAAFAGALTASGSEFVAPSTGDFWTPLIGDGAFAFTRPMLVSLVAVAIIATFLFLGARRAAVVPTKSQFLVEFIYDFVRNGIARDMIGSKHFLRFLPLLLALFTFILANNLAGVIPFLQNPPTGRIAFPLALVLVVYLAYHYVGLKQHGVGGYLKTMVPGGLPAWIVPFIFLIEFVTKFLIQPMTLTLRLFGNMLAGHMTLVLFILGGEFLLFSAPGALKAAGIAAYGGAFLMTCFEMLIQFLQAYVFTLLTASYISSSLEEAH, via the coding sequence GTGAGCTTCACCAGCGCGGCCTTCGCCGGAGCCCTCACCGCTTCCGGCAGCGAGTTCGTGGCACCCTCCACCGGTGACTTCTGGACCCCACTCATCGGCGACGGTGCATTCGCTTTCACCCGCCCCATGCTGGTGTCCCTCGTGGCAGTTGCCATCATCGCCACGTTCTTGTTCCTCGGTGCCCGCCGCGCAGCGGTCGTGCCCACCAAATCCCAGTTCCTCGTCGAGTTCATTTACGACTTTGTTCGTAACGGCATCGCACGCGACATGATTGGCAGCAAACACTTCCTGCGTTTCCTGCCGCTGCTGCTGGCCTTGTTCACCTTCATCCTGGCCAACAACCTCGCTGGCGTGATCCCGTTCCTGCAAAACCCGCCCACTGGCCGAATCGCCTTCCCACTCGCCCTTGTCCTCGTGGTGTACCTGGCTTACCACTACGTCGGCCTCAAGCAGCATGGCGTTGGCGGCTACCTCAAGACCATGGTCCCCGGCGGTCTTCCCGCCTGGATCGTGCCTTTCATCTTCCTCATCGAATTCGTCACCAAGTTCCTCATCCAGCCGATGACTCTCACCTTGCGTCTTTTCGGCAACATGCTTGCCGGTCACATGACTCTGGTGTTGTTCATTCTCGGTGGTGAATTCCTCCTCTTCAGCGCACCCGGAGCTCTCAAAGCCGCAGGCATCGCTGCATACGGCGGAGCCTTCCTCATGACCTGCTTCGAGATGCTGATCCAGTTCCTGCAGGCCTACGTCTTCACCCTGCTCACTGCTTCCTACATCTCGAGCTCCCTCGAAGAAGCACACTGA
- a CDS encoding ATP synthase F0 subunit C, with protein MTGSLSLVGYGISTLGPALAIGLIFAALINGVARQPEAKSVLQPLAILGFAVAEALAILGFVLVFILR; from the coding sequence ATGACCGGCTCCCTTTCCCTCGTTGGCTACGGCATCTCGACGCTGGGCCCGGCCCTCGCGATCGGCCTCATCTTCGCTGCCCTCATCAACGGTGTGGCCCGTCAGCCTGAGGCCAAGAGCGTCCTCCAGCCGCTGGCCATCCTGGGCTTCGCTGTCGCCGAGGCACTCGCCATCCTGGGCTTCGTTCTCGTCTTCATCCTCCGCTGA
- a CDS encoding F0F1 ATP synthase subunit B has protein sequence MSNLAAAVPAAAGGGGNHGLGMPILPHLGELIFGCVFFAVFLIFIIKYVVPKMETAYTQRVDAIQGDMSRAEKSLAEAEALKAEYQRMMEDARHEANQMRERGREEGAAIVAEMRAQASAEAERIIESARRQVEAERASAMAELKNDVGRISTDLAGRIVGESLQDDARRNGVIERFLQQLEDGTLQRETSTMDRAGR, from the coding sequence ATGTCGAACCTCGCGGCCGCCGTTCCCGCCGCAGCGGGCGGTGGCGGCAACCACGGCTTAGGCATGCCGATTCTCCCTCACCTCGGTGAGTTGATTTTCGGCTGTGTCTTCTTCGCCGTCTTCCTCATCTTCATTATCAAGTACGTCGTTCCCAAGATGGAGACCGCCTACACACAGCGTGTGGACGCCATTCAAGGCGACATGAGCCGTGCGGAGAAATCCCTCGCCGAGGCGGAAGCTCTTAAGGCCGAGTACCAGCGGATGATGGAAGACGCCCGCCACGAAGCAAACCAGATGCGCGAACGCGGCCGTGAAGAAGGTGCTGCAATCGTTGCCGAGATGCGGGCCCAGGCCAGCGCTGAAGCCGAGCGCATCATTGAATCTGCCCGCCGTCAGGTTGAAGCCGAGCGTGCAAGCGCCATGGCTGAACTGAAAAACGACGTCGGGCGAATCTCCACCGATCTGGCAGGTCGCATTGTCGGCGAGTCCCTTCAGGACGACGCTCGACGCAACGGTGTCATCGAGCGGTTCCTGCAACAGCTCGAAGACGGCACCTTGCAGCGTGAGACCTCCACGATGGACCGGGCAGGTCGCTGA
- a CDS encoding F0F1 ATP synthase subunit delta yields MDGAPRSAWQSAVETLAGYQRAGGPDLRSLAGELFSVSELLADNAKLRMALTDRSRDAWSKRELARRLFGGRLSEPALAVVEAAVSGHWKESYNLVTGMERLGGDCVLAAAQTEGNLDQIERELIAVEEKFRQDHQIGAALSEDRGDKHAKAELVARLLAGKVLPDTVWIAQRPVLNPRGYDYATVIRRYLSLAAKRRQAVTAVVTTRTLLPQTAVSRLQAGLSKMYGTTIFVTQVEDPQLLGGLRIQVGDEVIDGTIERRLADVSRTLSVS; encoded by the coding sequence ATGGATGGTGCACCCCGCTCGGCATGGCAGAGCGCGGTCGAGACACTCGCCGGTTACCAGCGGGCTGGAGGTCCTGACCTCCGCTCCCTGGCCGGAGAGCTGTTCTCGGTCTCGGAACTTCTTGCCGACAACGCCAAACTACGAATGGCTCTCACGGATCGCTCACGCGATGCGTGGTCCAAGCGTGAACTGGCACGTCGTCTTTTCGGTGGACGACTCAGCGAACCTGCTTTGGCTGTTGTCGAGGCCGCCGTCTCTGGGCACTGGAAAGAGTCCTACAACCTCGTAACCGGCATGGAACGCCTCGGTGGCGACTGCGTCCTGGCCGCAGCGCAAACCGAAGGAAACCTTGACCAGATAGAGCGCGAGCTCATCGCCGTCGAGGAAAAGTTCCGTCAGGACCACCAGATCGGTGCAGCGCTCTCTGAGGATCGCGGAGACAAGCACGCTAAAGCAGAACTCGTGGCGCGCCTGCTCGCCGGAAAAGTTCTGCCCGACACCGTCTGGATCGCCCAGCGCCCCGTGCTTAACCCCCGCGGGTATGACTATGCGACGGTCATTCGGCGCTACCTCAGCCTCGCGGCCAAACGACGACAGGCAGTCACCGCTGTCGTCACCACCCGTACATTGCTCCCACAAACAGCCGTCAGCCGGTTGCAAGCGGGCCTGAGCAAAATGTACGGAACCACCATTTTCGTCACCCAGGTCGAGGACCCCCAGCTGCTCGGCGGTCTTCGTATTCAGGTCGGCGACGAAGTCATCGACGGCACGATCGAGCGTCGACTGGCCGATGTCAGCCGCACCTTGAGTGTGTCCTGA